From the Deinococcus carri genome, one window contains:
- a CDS encoding adenylate/guanylate cyclase domain-containing protein, translating to MTDLLLPLPARSAQQQAACLVMVDLVGSTRLAHHLLLEDYAALMAEFVQVLILSFEVGGGQVLQHQGDAVLALWPPEQSGQGVTAALDAHDRVARLGLAGVLGVQLQVRAGAALGPVITGMVGGQLSAYGLPVNYARRLCDAALPGETLVCEQVARQPGPQRQAASRSLPPLPGFGPECRAYTVTCAADGMKTG from the coding sequence ATGACTGATCTGTTGCTCCCCTTGCCTGCCCGCTCTGCCCAACAGCAGGCCGCCTGTCTGGTGATGGTCGATCTGGTCGGCAGCACGCGGCTGGCCCACCACCTGCTGCTGGAGGATTACGCGGCCCTGATGGCCGAGTTCGTGCAGGTGCTGATTCTGAGTTTCGAGGTGGGGGGCGGGCAGGTTCTCCAGCATCAGGGCGACGCGGTGCTGGCGCTGTGGCCGCCGGAGCAGAGTGGGCAGGGCGTCACGGCAGCCCTGGATGCCCATGACCGGGTGGCGCGTCTGGGGCTGGCGGGCGTGCTGGGCGTGCAGCTTCAGGTGCGGGCGGGGGCAGCGCTGGGGCCGGTCATCACGGGGATGGTCGGGGGGCAGCTCAGCGCCTACGGACTGCCTGTCAACTACGCCCGCCGCCTGTGCGACGCGGCCCTGCCGGGTGAGACGCTGGTGTGTGAACAGGTGGCGCGTCAGCCAGGGCCGCAGCGGCAGGCGGCATCCCGTTCCCTGCCGCCCTTGCCGGGGTTTGGGCCGGAATGCCGGGCCTACACGGTCACCTGCGCCGCAGACGGCATGAAAACCGGTTAA
- a CDS encoding response regulator transcription factor produces the protein MERKPLVLVIEDEKDIARFIELELAAEGYATEVAFDGVTGLSKFREVNPDLVILDLMLPVLDGLEVARRIRKTSNTPIIILTAKDGIQDKVEGLDSGADDYLIKPFSIEELLARVRAHLRRVNPAVTGEVRVADLVMNLDGREIFRGGRRVELSAKEFELLELLARNPGKVFSRFEIEEKVWPEYTGGSNVVDVYIGYLRRKLEEGGERRLIHTVRGVGYVLREE, from the coding sequence ATGGAACGCAAGCCCCTGGTCCTCGTCATTGAGGATGAAAAAGATATTGCCCGCTTTATAGAACTGGAACTGGCCGCCGAGGGGTATGCCACCGAGGTGGCCTTTGACGGCGTGACCGGCCTCAGCAAATTTCGTGAAGTGAACCCCGACCTGGTGATTCTCGACCTGATGCTGCCGGTGCTCGACGGGCTGGAGGTCGCCCGGCGCATCCGCAAGACCAGCAATACGCCCATCATCATCCTGACGGCCAAGGACGGCATTCAGGACAAGGTGGAGGGTCTGGACTCGGGGGCCGACGACTACCTGATCAAGCCCTTTTCCATTGAGGAACTGCTGGCCCGCGTGCGCGCGCACCTGCGCCGCGTGAACCCCGCCGTGACCGGGGAGGTGCGGGTGGCCGACCTGGTGATGAACCTTGACGGGCGCGAGATTTTCCGGGGAGGCCGCCGGGTGGAACTCAGCGCCAAGGAGTTCGAGCTGCTGGAACTGCTGGCCCGCAACCCCGGCAAGGTGTTTTCCCGCTTCGAGATCGAGGAAAAGGTCTGGCCCGAGTACACCGGGGGCAGCAACGTGGTGGACGTGTATATCGGCTACCTGCGCCGCAAGCTGGAGGAGGGCGGGGAACGCCGCCTGATTCACACCGTGCGCGGCGTGGGCTACGTGCTGCGCGAGGAGTGA
- a CDS encoding HAMP domain-containing sensor histidine kinase codes for MTLRWRLTLFYTGLLAALLTVVAVATLALMRNNLLLGVDRDLQDTYRQFTSFFSQLELPPPASALGESLESGVPPQLSTARYLFPNAAIQIEELPFYDGASLSQALLEMDSAADRQPLFASLRRLADSTRRVVGLDPNAPIRLSDEDLARLIRSPEQRLTITQMVKEPYQPQHALVPMRVFVTLGPVQIEPGVVGGPRESFALTYVGRNLTSLNDTLMQLQRVILLLFLLGLLTAGVGAYLLAGQALRPLRQVQQAAERIGGQNLAERVPEPRTGDEVQALAHALNAMLSRLEASFEAQRRFTSDASHELRTPVTAISGHASYLLRRTHPTEQQRESLGIIRSESERLTTLIASLLQLARSDSGALVLTRQPILAVLFLTEVARELMPLAQAQGTELTVQGQDVAFEGDPDRLRQVIINLVGNALKAGAQHITLGSQPEENGQEVRLSVRDDGPGISPEHLERLFDRFYRVEDSRSRDQGGAGLGLSIAKGIVDAHGGRIWLESEPGKGTTAYVQLPVGDIPALEEEDVP; via the coding sequence GTGACCCTGCGCTGGCGGCTCACGCTGTTCTACACGGGGCTGCTCGCCGCGCTGCTGACCGTGGTGGCGGTGGCGACCCTGGCCCTGATGCGCAACAACCTGCTGCTGGGCGTCGACCGCGACCTTCAGGACACCTACCGGCAGTTCACCAGCTTTTTCAGCCAGCTTGAGCTGCCGCCGCCTGCCTCTGCGCTGGGCGAGAGCCTGGAATCGGGGGTGCCGCCCCAGCTTTCCACCGCCCGCTACCTGTTTCCGAACGCCGCCATCCAGATCGAGGAGCTGCCCTTCTATGACGGCGCGTCCCTGTCGCAGGCGCTGCTGGAGATGGACAGCGCCGCCGACCGGCAGCCGCTTTTCGCGTCGCTGCGGCGGCTGGCCGACAGCACCCGGCGGGTGGTCGGTCTGGACCCGAACGCTCCCATCCGGCTTTCCGACGAGGATCTCGCCCGCCTGATCCGGTCCCCTGAACAGCGCCTCACGATCACCCAGATGGTCAAGGAACCCTACCAGCCGCAGCATGCGCTGGTGCCCATGCGGGTTTTCGTGACGCTGGGGCCGGTCCAGATAGAGCCGGGCGTGGTGGGGGGGCCGCGCGAGAGCTTTGCCCTGACCTACGTGGGCCGCAACCTCACCTCGCTGAACGACACCCTGATGCAGCTTCAGCGGGTGATTCTGCTGCTGTTCCTGCTGGGGCTGCTGACGGCGGGCGTGGGGGCCTACCTGCTGGCCGGTCAGGCGCTGCGGCCCCTGCGGCAGGTGCAACAGGCCGCCGAGCGGATCGGCGGGCAGAACCTGGCCGAGCGCGTGCCCGAACCCCGCACCGGCGACGAGGTGCAGGCCCTCGCCCACGCCCTGAACGCGATGCTCAGCCGCCTGGAGGCCAGCTTCGAGGCGCAGCGGCGCTTTACCAGCGACGCCAGCCACGAACTGCGCACGCCCGTCACCGCCATCAGCGGGCACGCCAGCTACCTGCTGCGCCGCACCCACCCCACCGAGCAGCAGCGCGAGAGCCTGGGCATCATCCGCAGCGAGTCCGAACGCCTCACCACCCTGATCGCCAGCCTGCTGCAACTCGCCCGCTCGGACAGCGGCGCGCTGGTGCTGACCCGCCAGCCCATCCTCGCGGTCCTCTTCCTGACCGAGGTCGCGCGCGAGCTGATGCCGCTGGCGCAGGCGCAGGGCACCGAGCTGACGGTGCAGGGGCAGGACGTGGCCTTTGAGGGCGACCCCGATCGGCTGCGGCAGGTGATCATCAACCTCGTCGGCAACGCGCTCAAGGCCGGGGCGCAGCACATCACCCTGGGCAGCCAGCCGGAGGAGAACGGCCAGGAGGTGCGCCTCAGCGTGCGCGACGACGGCCCCGGCATTTCCCCCGAGCACCTCGAACGCCTCTTCGACCGCTTCTACCGCGTCGAGGACAGCCGCAGCCGCGACCAGGGCGGCGCGGGCCTGGGCCTCAGCATCGCCAAGGGCATCGTGGACGCGCACGGCGGCCGCATCTGGCTGGAAAGCGAGCCGGGAAAGGGCACCACGGCCTATGTGCAGCTTCCGGTGGGGGACATTCCGGCGCTGGAGGAGGAGGATGTGCCGTAG
- the argR gene encoding arginine repressor: MLSKEQRQKRIQDIIARDAISTQAELVERLRAEGIGVTQATVSRDINELRLVRLPIGKGRHRYALAQVAGHEGVEEELSRLFQNFVRDVDRGENVLVIRTADGHATGVALLLDRLRRDDIVGTIAGEDTIFVVARTTAEGEALMEELHALMLG, encoded by the coding sequence ATGCTCAGCAAGGAACAACGCCAGAAGCGCATTCAGGACATCATCGCCCGCGACGCCATTTCCACCCAGGCCGAACTTGTCGAGCGGCTGCGCGCAGAGGGAATCGGGGTCACGCAGGCGACCGTCAGCCGCGACATCAACGAGTTGCGGCTGGTACGGCTCCCCATCGGCAAGGGCCGTCACCGCTACGCCCTGGCACAGGTCGCCGGACATGAGGGCGTCGAGGAAGAACTCAGCCGCCTCTTTCAGAACTTTGTGCGCGACGTGGACCGGGGCGAGAACGTGCTGGTCATCCGCACCGCCGACGGCCACGCGACGGGGGTCGCCCTGCTGCTCGACCGCCTGCGCCGCGACGACATCGTGGGCACCATCGCGGGCGAGGACACCATCTTCGTGGTTGCCCGCACCACCGCCGAGGGCGAGGCGCTGATGGAGGAGTTGCACGCGCTGATGCTGGGATAG
- a CDS encoding bifunctional phosphopantothenoylcysteine decarboxylase/phosphopantothenate synthase, protein MAAVKAPAVLRRLRERGARVQVIATRAALAFITELSLATAADGEVATDATWFEPRPDAQHLTLARADAVAIVGASADLLARAAQGRADDLAAATLLGVEGPVLWVPAMNERMWRHPAVQANVERLRGWGHAFLGPEVGAFGTRGEGTGLGRMAEPEDIAAAVLEQLSRGESRSREVEESGRQIETSTSGPLDPSTPPDLRGLRVVVSAGPTREYLDPVRFISNPSSGKMGFAVAEEARDRGAEVVLVTGPVSLPNPPGVQVVRIETALELRDAVVEAARDAELVVMTAAVADYRAAERSEEKQAKVAGDVTIHLTPNPDILAELGGQKGNRVLVGFAMETHAGVERAALKAQRKNADFILLNYPTREGTAFGGDDNEVTLVRPDGTSEEWPRLSKREVARRLLDEAVRVRGTR, encoded by the coding sequence ATGGCCGCCGTGAAAGCCCCCGCGGTGCTGCGGCGGCTGCGCGAGCGGGGGGCGCGGGTACAGGTCATCGCCACCAGGGCGGCCCTGGCCTTTATCACCGAACTCAGCCTCGCCACCGCCGCCGACGGGGAGGTGGCGACCGACGCCACGTGGTTTGAACCCCGCCCCGACGCCCAGCACCTGACGCTCGCGCGGGCGGACGCGGTGGCTATCGTGGGCGCGTCGGCGGACCTGCTCGCGCGGGCGGCGCAGGGCCGGGCGGACGACCTCGCGGCGGCCACCCTGCTGGGCGTGGAGGGGCCGGTGCTGTGGGTGCCCGCCATGAACGAGCGGATGTGGCGGCATCCGGCGGTGCAGGCCAACGTGGAGCGGCTGCGCGGCTGGGGGCACGCCTTCCTGGGACCGGAGGTCGGTGCGTTCGGCACGCGCGGCGAGGGCACCGGGCTGGGGCGGATGGCGGAGCCGGAGGACATTGCGGCGGCGGTACTGGAGCAGCTCTCCAGGGGAGAGTCGAGAAGTCGAGAGGTCGAGGAGTCGGGGAGGCAGATTGAAACCTCGACCTCTGGACCCCTCGACCCCTCGACGCCCCCCGACCTGCGGGGCCTGCGCGTCGTCGTCTCCGCCGGGCCGACGCGCGAGTACCTCGACCCGGTGCGCTTCATCAGCAACCCCTCCAGCGGCAAGATGGGCTTCGCCGTGGCCGAGGAGGCGCGTGACCGGGGCGCGGAGGTCGTTCTGGTAACAGGCCCGGTGAGCCTCCCCAACCCGCCCGGCGTGCAGGTGGTCCGCATCGAGACGGCGCTGGAGCTGCGGGACGCGGTGGTGGAGGCCGCGCGGGACGCGGAGCTGGTCGTGATGACGGCAGCGGTGGCGGACTACCGGGCGGCGGAGCGTTCCGAGGAGAAGCAGGCGAAAGTGGCCGGCGACGTGACCATCCACCTCACACCCAATCCCGACATTCTGGCCGAGCTGGGCGGGCAGAAGGGGAACCGCGTGCTGGTGGGCTTTGCGATGGAAACGCACGCGGGGGTCGAGCGCGCGGCCCTCAAGGCTCAGCGCAAGAACGCCGACTTCATCCTGCTGAACTACCCCACCCGCGAGGGCACAGCCTTCGGCGGCGACGACAATGAGGTCACGCTGGTGCGCCCGGACGGCACCTCCGAAGAATGGCCGCGTCTGAGCAAACGCGAGGTGGCGCGGCGGCTGCTGGACGAGGCGGTGAGGGTGCGCGGTACGCGGTAA
- a CDS encoding M3 family oligoendopeptidase has product MTATLNAVERVLSVPDEQTRWDTYAPRYERLLAADLTADAVPAWLTEWSALDAEVGQAASKLATHADLHTGDEAIQARYARFLEEVLPQVQRTEQALTEKLLAVPGYVPAPDFALTYRRFRDAAELFREANVDLGVTHEAQMNRHGVLTGNQKVTLGGEELTVPQAKQRMDSPDRAVREEAWHALAASNQGIAPGLDALMLELIRTRQQLAWNADLPGYRDFMWRRLDRVDYTPEDCRAFHEAVRDEVVPLAAEIMGDLAARLGLDAVRPWDYNRNNLLDPEGREALKPFTTGAQLEDLAQTAFEGLDADLAGRFRSMRDGLLDLESRPGKMTHAYCQYFPVQNEPFVLMNVVGTSEDVRVLFHEVGHAFHGFLSGDAQPLVWNRWSPIEFVEIPSMAMEFLTLDHLGHVFSPEELARYREKQLQGVVAFLPWAAQMDAFQHWLYAEAGENLTIADLDAKWLELDKTFHPFVNWDGLDESVRAKGWHYYHIFRAPFYYIEYAMCYLAAVGIWREARGNPAQALAHYKASLRLGSTVPVPELYRAAGVEFRFDREYIRGLMTFLKEQMAEG; this is encoded by the coding sequence ATGACCGCCACCCTGAATGCCGTCGAGCGTGTGCTGAGCGTGCCCGACGAACAGACCCGCTGGGACACCTACGCGCCGCGCTACGAGCGCCTGCTGGCGGCCGACCTCACCGCCGACGCCGTGCCCGCCTGGCTGACGGAATGGAGCGCCTTGGACGCGGAGGTGGGGCAGGCCGCCAGCAAGCTCGCCACCCATGCCGACCTGCACACCGGCGACGAGGCGATTCAGGCGCGGTACGCGCGGTTTCTGGAGGAGGTGCTGCCGCAGGTCCAGCGGACCGAGCAGGCCCTGACCGAGAAGCTGCTGGCGGTGCCCGGCTACGTGCCCGCCCCCGACTTTGCCCTGACCTACCGCCGCTTCCGCGACGCCGCCGAGCTGTTCCGCGAGGCGAACGTGGACCTGGGCGTGACCCACGAGGCGCAGATGAACCGCCACGGCGTCCTCACCGGCAACCAGAAGGTCACGCTGGGGGGCGAGGAACTGACCGTGCCGCAGGCCAAGCAACGGATGGACAGCCCCGACCGCGCCGTGCGCGAGGAGGCCTGGCACGCGCTGGCCGCGAGCAACCAGGGCATTGCGCCCGGCCTCGACGCGCTGATGCTGGAGCTGATCCGGACCCGGCAGCAGCTCGCCTGGAACGCCGACCTCCCCGGCTACCGCGACTTCATGTGGCGGCGGCTCGACCGGGTGGACTACACCCCCGAGGACTGCCGCGCCTTCCATGAGGCCGTGCGTGACGAGGTGGTGCCGCTGGCCGCCGAGATCATGGGCGACCTGGCCGCGCGCCTGGGCCTGGACGCGGTGCGCCCCTGGGACTACAACCGCAACAACCTCCTCGACCCGGAAGGTCGCGAGGCGCTGAAGCCGTTCACGACCGGCGCGCAGCTCGAAGACCTCGCGCAGACGGCCTTCGAGGGGCTGGACGCCGATCTGGCGGGGCGCTTCCGCTCCATGCGGGACGGGCTGCTCGATCTCGAATCGCGGCCCGGCAAGATGACGCACGCCTACTGCCAGTATTTCCCCGTCCAGAACGAACCCTTCGTTCTGATGAACGTGGTGGGCACCTCGGAGGACGTGCGCGTGCTGTTCCACGAGGTGGGGCACGCCTTCCACGGCTTCCTCAGCGGCGACGCGCAGCCGCTGGTCTGGAACCGCTGGAGTCCCATCGAGTTCGTGGAGATTCCCTCCATGGCGATGGAGTTCCTGACGCTGGACCACCTGGGCCACGTCTTTTCGCCGGAGGAACTGGCCCGCTACCGCGAGAAGCAGCTTCAGGGCGTGGTCGCCTTCCTGCCCTGGGCCGCGCAGATGGACGCCTTCCAGCACTGGCTGTACGCCGAGGCCGGGGAGAACCTGACGATTGCCGACCTCGACGCGAAGTGGTTGGAGCTGGATAAGACCTTCCACCCCTTCGTGAATTGGGACGGGCTGGACGAGAGCGTCCGGGCGAAGGGCTGGCATTACTACCACATCTTCCGCGCGCCCTTCTACTACATCGAGTACGCGATGTGCTACCTCGCGGCGGTGGGCATCTGGCGGGAAGCGCGGGGGAACCCGGCGCAGGCCCTCGCCCACTACAAGGCCAGCCTGCGCCTGGGCAGCACCGTGCCCGTGCCCGAGCTGTACCGCGCCGCCGGGGTGGAGTTCCGCTTCGACCGCGAGTACATCCGGGGGCTGATGACGTTCCTGAAGGAGCAGATGGCGGAGGGCTGA
- a CDS encoding ferritin-like domain-containing protein — translation MNPPNPNPSTEPTDNTRRQFLRGVGLVGAGVALTACAPSFNPRQGKPNMDADILNFALNLEYLEAAFYLAATGRLAELQGIGGDAPIQFPAGVTGTTPMSFQTDGIRNFANELASNELAHVQFLRATIAAIGGTPIPRPALSIGPAFMAAAAAASGGKVTDFNPYRDDISFLLASHTLEDVGVTAYKGASPLIYDRKPGGVLEQAAGILAVEGYHMGSTRYQLYKRRNQEVAPGLTVAAMSQAISDLRDSLDGPGDKDQGITNSPRPGESNIVPADANGVAFSRTPREVLNIVYQKAEAAAGGFFPNGVNGKLR, via the coding sequence ATGAACCCACCGAATCCGAATCCATCCACCGAACCCACCGACAACACGCGCCGCCAGTTTCTGCGCGGCGTCGGCCTCGTCGGGGCGGGTGTTGCCCTGACGGCCTGCGCGCCCAGCTTCAATCCGCGCCAGGGCAAGCCCAACATGGATGCGGACATCCTGAACTTCGCGCTGAACTTGGAGTACCTCGAAGCCGCCTTCTACCTTGCGGCGACCGGGCGGCTGGCCGAGTTGCAGGGTATCGGGGGCGACGCGCCGATTCAGTTTCCCGCGGGGGTGACGGGCACCACGCCGATGTCGTTCCAGACCGACGGGATTCGGAACTTCGCCAACGAACTCGCCAGCAACGAACTGGCCCACGTCCAGTTTCTGCGGGCCACCATCGCGGCCATCGGCGGCACGCCCATTCCCCGCCCGGCGCTCAGCATCGGGCCGGCCTTTATGGCAGCGGCGGCGGCGGCCAGCGGCGGCAAGGTCACGGACTTCAACCCCTACCGGGACGACATTTCGTTCCTGCTGGCGAGCCACACCCTCGAAGACGTGGGTGTGACCGCCTACAAGGGTGCTTCTCCCCTGATTTACGACCGCAAGCCCGGCGGTGTGCTGGAACAGGCAGCGGGCATCCTGGCCGTCGAGGGCTACCATATGGGGTCCACCCGCTACCAGCTCTACAAGCGCCGCAATCAGGAAGTGGCCCCCGGCCTGACCGTCGCGGCGATGTCCCAGGCCATCAGCGACCTGCGCGACTCGCTCGACGGCCCCGGCGACAAGGACCAGGGCATCACGAACAGCCCGCGCCCCGGCGAGTCGAACATCGTGCCCGCCGACGCGAACGGCGTGGCCTTCAGCCGCACGCCGCGTGAGGTGCTGAACATCGTCTACCAGAAGGCGGAGGCGGCCGCGGGCGGCTTCTTCCCGAACGGCGTGAACGGCAAGCTGCGGTGA
- a CDS encoding ferritin-like domain-containing protein — MTQVAPGSSPTETAPTPNARRQVLRALGLLGLGAAVTSCAPGVLSLSSLANLPAAGVDAAVLNFALNLEYLEAAFYLAATGRLAELQGVGGNAEIRLPTGTQGVPFAVPEVKDFANELASDEIAHVKFLISTIQALGGTPIERPALDLSGAFATAASAASGGKIQGFNPFANDLFFLHGAYIFEDVGVTAYKGASPLINDDRPGGVLEQAAGILAVEGYHAGAIRSMLYERRDEQVAAGLNVAAVTKAISDFRDLADGPGDRDQGVTEAILRPGNSNIVLTDQNAVAYSRLPRQVLNIVYLAPGASRGGFFPNGVNGVIK; from the coding sequence ATGACCCAAGTGGCTCCCGGAAGTTCCCCCACTGAAACGGCCCCCACCCCCAACGCCCGCCGTCAGGTGCTGCGCGCACTGGGGCTGCTGGGCCTCGGCGCGGCCGTCACGTCCTGCGCGCCCGGCGTGCTGAGCCTGTCGAGCCTCGCCAACCTGCCCGCCGCGGGCGTGGACGCCGCAGTGCTGAATTTCGCGCTGAACCTGGAATACCTCGAAGCGGCCTTTTACCTCGCCGCGACGGGCCGCCTCGCGGAGTTGCAGGGGGTCGGCGGCAACGCCGAGATTCGCCTGCCCACCGGGACGCAGGGTGTGCCCTTCGCCGTCCCCGAGGTCAAGGACTTCGCCAACGAACTCGCCAGCGACGAGATCGCGCACGTCAAGTTCCTGATCAGCACCATCCAGGCCCTGGGCGGCACGCCCATCGAGCGGCCGGCGCTGGACCTCAGCGGTGCCTTTGCCACGGCGGCCAGCGCGGCCAGCGGCGGCAAGATCCAGGGCTTCAACCCCTTTGCGAACGACCTGTTCTTCCTGCACGGGGCCTACATCTTCGAGGACGTGGGCGTCACGGCCTACAAGGGGGCCTCGCCCCTGATCAACGACGACCGGCCCGGCGGCGTGCTGGAGCAGGCGGCGGGCATCCTGGCCGTCGAGGGCTACCACGCAGGGGCCATCCGCTCGATGTTGTACGAGCGCCGGGACGAGCAGGTGGCGGCAGGCCTGAACGTGGCCGCCGTGACCAAGGCCATCAGCGATTTCCGCGATCTGGCCGACGGGCCGGGCGACCGCGACCAGGGCGTGACCGAGGCGATTTTGCGCCCCGGCAATTCGAACATCGTGCTGACCGACCAGAACGCGGTGGCCTACAGCCGCCTGCCCCGGCAGGTGCTGAACATCGTCTACCTGGCACCGGGTGCCTCGCGCGGCGGGTTCTTCCCCAACGGGGTGAACGGGGTCATCAAGTAA
- a CDS encoding GNAT family N-acetyltransferase produces the protein MTLALTVTPFDPVAATPGARLAVGRLLAECYAYAYPEDPPMLPEREALSLTHVTPDEASRHFVVWDGPEGERALGWARLDYGLRENLHAAHARLLVHPDHRRRGLGRALAAALKAAARQEGRRLVTFGTTSKAPAGEAFARTLGAEAALPMRQSRLDLGAVPDTLLDAWTARPDADPYRLHLWERLPDDFLTRAADLMMVMNTAPRGDLDVEDWTITPEMVRAWESMIEEAGERCFFLAAEDTRSGQLAGYTEVLWSPERAALVYQGATAVRPEARGQGLGKWLKAAMLRHVRAHCPGARWVRTNNANENAAMLGINVALGFAPWASFTEWQVRLDG, from the coding sequence ATGACCCTTGCCCTGACCGTGACGCCCTTCGACCCCGTGGCCGCGACGCCGGGGGCGCGGCTGGCGGTGGGTCGCCTGCTGGCCGAGTGCTACGCCTACGCCTACCCCGAGGACCCACCCATGCTCCCCGAGCGCGAGGCGCTCAGCCTGACCCACGTCACGCCCGACGAGGCCTCGCGCCACTTCGTGGTGTGGGACGGGCCGGAGGGCGAGCGGGCGCTGGGCTGGGCCAGGCTGGACTACGGCCTGCGGGAGAACCTGCACGCCGCCCACGCCCGGCTGCTGGTCCACCCCGATCACCGCCGCCGGGGCCTGGGCCGGGCACTGGCCGCTGCCCTAAAGGCCGCCGCCCGGCAGGAGGGCCGCCGCCTGGTGACGTTCGGCACGACCAGCAAGGCCCCTGCCGGGGAAGCCTTCGCCCGGACGCTGGGGGCCGAGGCCGCCCTCCCGATGCGCCAGAGCCGCCTGGACCTGGGCGCGGTGCCGGACACCCTGCTGGACGCCTGGACGGCCCGCCCGGACGCCGACCCCTACCGCCTGCATCTCTGGGAACGTCTGCCCGACGACTTCCTGACCCGCGCCGCCGACCTGATGATGGTGATGAACACGGCCCCCCGCGGCGACCTGGATGTGGAGGACTGGACCATCACCCCCGAGATGGTCCGCGCCTGGGAAAGCATGATCGAGGAGGCGGGCGAGCGGTGTTTCTTCCTGGCCGCCGAGGACACCCGCAGCGGGCAACTCGCCGGCTACACCGAGGTGCTCTGGTCGCCCGAACGCGCCGCGCTGGTCTATCAGGGCGCGACCGCCGTCCGCCCGGAGGCACGCGGCCAGGGCCTGGGCAAGTGGCTCAAGGCGGCGATGCTGCGCCACGTGCGTGCCCACTGCCCCGGTGCCCGCTGGGTCCGCACCAACAACGCCAACGAGAACGCCGCGATGCTGGGCATCAACGTGGCGCTGGGCTTCGCACCCTGGGCGAGCTTCACCGAGTGGCAGGTGCGGCTGGACGGGTGA
- a CDS encoding cytochrome P450: MTTSTPSDQPRCPFHPADTSLTRRPAIASGTGQAVEVDDQGIYRIHDFQASREVLRSDDVRQAGFMSEVASGVRGLGNLPVLFAEGEKHHEMRRSTARYFTPTQVADYQPMIATLADDLIADLLRKGEMDLDDLSLKLAVNVAAQVVGLTSSRVPGLEHRVISFVEGGGDSEPGSVQAPKGWLAAQRQQAQMALFYFLDVKPAIEARRKERRDDLISHLLDREYNDVEIMTECLTYGTAGMVTTREFISVAAWHLLKNPDLRAEYVHGTEKERHAILHEILRLEPVVTMLYRRAEQELTVEGHTIPAGSLLALNIQEANTDPAVAGEDAGQLCPARKLPRGVQGQVLAFGDGHHRCPGAFLAIKESDVFLRRLLLWNDLDIVQEPEVSYNEVVKGYELRNFRVRLGKQR, from the coding sequence ATGACCACGTCCACCCCTTCCGACCAGCCCCGCTGCCCCTTTCACCCCGCCGACACGTCGCTGACCCGCCGCCCCGCCATCGCCTCGGGGACCGGGCAGGCGGTGGAGGTGGACGACCAAGGCATCTACCGCATCCACGATTTCCAGGCCTCGCGCGAGGTGCTGCGCTCGGACGACGTGCGGCAGGCGGGCTTCATGTCCGAGGTCGCCAGCGGCGTGCGGGGGCTGGGCAACCTGCCGGTGCTGTTCGCGGAGGGCGAGAAGCACCACGAGATGCGGCGCTCGACCGCCCGCTACTTCACGCCCACCCAGGTGGCCGACTACCAGCCCATGATCGCCACGCTGGCCGACGACCTGATAGCCGACCTCCTCCGCAAGGGCGAGATGGACCTTGATGACCTCAGCCTCAAGCTGGCCGTGAACGTGGCCGCGCAGGTGGTGGGCCTCACCAGCAGCCGCGTGCCGGGGCTGGAGCACCGCGTCATTTCCTTCGTGGAGGGCGGCGGCGACAGCGAGCCGGGCAGCGTGCAGGCCCCGAAGGGGTGGCTGGCCGCCCAGCGGCAGCAGGCGCAGATGGCCCTCTTCTACTTTCTGGACGTGAAGCCTGCCATCGAGGCCCGCCGCAAGGAACGCCGCGACGACCTGATCAGCCACCTGCTCGACCGCGAGTACAACGACGTGGAAATCATGACCGAGTGCCTGACCTACGGCACGGCGGGCATGGTCACCACGCGCGAGTTCATCAGCGTGGCGGCCTGGCACCTGCTGAAGAACCCGGACCTGCGCGCCGAATACGTCCACGGCACCGAGAAGGAACGCCACGCCATCCTGCACGAGATTCTGCGCCTGGAACCGGTCGTGACCATGCTCTACCGCCGCGCCGAGCAGGAGCTGACGGTAGAGGGCCACACCATCCCCGCCGGCAGCCTGCTGGCCCTGAACATCCAGGAGGCCAACACGGACCCCGCCGTCGCGGGCGAGGACGCGGGGCAACTCTGCCCGGCCCGCAAGCTGCCGCGCGGCGTGCAGGGTCAGGTCCTGGCCTTTGGCGACGGCCACCACCGCTGCCCGGGCGCGTTCCTCGCCATCAAGGAGTCGGACGTGTTCCTGCGCCGCCTGCTGCTGTGGAACGACCTGGACATCGTGCAGGAGCCGGAAGTCAGCTACAACGAGGTCGTGAAGGGCTACGAGCTGCGGAACTTCCGGGTGCGGCTGGGGAAGCAGCGGTGA